AGGTGAGCACCAGGCGGGCCTTGGAATCCTTCTCCTCCACACAGGTGGTACACTTGGCCCCAGCAAGGTAGACCAGCAAGCCGAACAGGGCCACAAGGAGGGCAATGACACAGAGGGCACGTGCAGCCTGCAGGTCCTGCGGCAGCGCCAGCAGTGAGTCGTACACCTTGCACTGCATCTGGCCGGTGCTCTGCACCACGCAGGACATCCACAGGCCCTCCCACACCACCTGGGCCACCACGATGCTGTTGCCGATGAAAGCAGTCACCTTCCACATGGGCAGGGCGCAGGAGACCAGGCCATTCACCCAGCCCAGCAGTGTCAGGACGACTCCCAGGATCTGCATTCCGGCAGAGGCCATGGCGAGGTTGAAGGAGCTGCACTGTGTTTGGGACAGAAGCACAAcaaggtgaggcctggtgggccCAGACCTCAGGCCACATGTGGACAGGACTCTAGGGGCATGCACCCTGGAAAGTGGTCATCACATCCTGGAACTCAGTCAAGACGTGCTCCCTGAGCCTCACTTCTCGTGGGCAAAATGGACACTTAATGCTTTAGCATTTATTATTCTTTCTAGttatgtgacaggcactggccgATGACAGTGAATGTGCAAGCAGCCCTGCCCTGGCTATCCTGAGTGCAAATGAAAGATAACAGGATGAAACCTATACAATGACAGTCCAAGGCCAGAGCCAGTGATCAGGCTGCAAGGCGGCAAAAAGCAGGATGACAGGACGGTGCGATTTCCAAGCAGTTTCCATGTAGAATGGTTCAATTCTAGCCCTGAGTTTAAGGCTCAAAACTTGtccatttcttttgtttgtttgtttgagacgaggagtcttgctctgtggcccaggctagagtgcagtggtgccatctcgacacactgcaacctctgcctcccaggttcaagccattctcctgcctcagcctcccaagtagctgggattacaggtgcacaccaccacgcccggctaatttttttttttttttttttttttgagacggagtctcgctctgttgcccagcctggagtgcagtggtgggatctcagctcactgcaagttctgcctcccgggttcacgccattctcctgcctcagcctcacgagtagctgggactacaggagctcaccaccacgcccggctaattttttcgtatttttagtagagacggggtttcactgcgttagccaggagggtctcgatctcctgactttgtgatcctcccgcctcagcctcccaaagtgctgggattacaggcatgagccaccgcacctggtcttaatttttgtatttttagtagaaacagggtttcatcaagttggccaggcgggtctcgaactcctgacttcaggtgatctgcccgcctcaagcctcccaaagtgctgggattacaggtgtgagccaccgtgcccaaccaaaACTTGTTAATTTCAACACTTGTTAAGATTGGAGATCCTAAGCTTCCTCCCACCACCCAATGTCCCTCACAACTTGGTTCCACACCCCATGCTGGCAGACACCAGGACCAGGAGAGATGAAGAAAAGCATCATTAATCCCCCACCTAAAAGCAGTTCCTTCCCCAG
This sequence is a window from Gorilla gorilla gorilla isolate KB3781 chromosome 18, NHGRI_mGorGor1-v2.1_pri, whole genome shotgun sequence. Protein-coding genes within it:
- the CLDN6 gene encoding claudin-6; the protein is MASAGMQILGVVLTLLGWVNGLVSCALPMWKVTAFIGNSIVVAQVVWEGLWMSCVVQSTGQMQCKVYDSLLALPQDLQAARALCVIALLVALFGLLVYLAGAKCTTCVEEKDSKARLVLTSGIVFVISGVLTLIPVCWTAHAIIRDFYNPLVAEAQKRELGASLYLGWAASGLLLLGGGLLCCTCPSGGSQGPSHYMARYSTSAPAISRVPSEYPTKNYV